ACTATTGTAGGATGCTGGGGACGCTTAGGGTTACCATATTAGCCTACTTAGTATTCGGATTTTGTCAAATGATGCTGTCATCTCCATATTTGTTATTAACGGTCCCTGAGTCTGAATATCTGCAAGTAATAGAAGTCGATGCTTGCAGTCTAGTAGAATGCGCAGATGTAAAGTATCAGAGGGAGTATATTTCCTCCGAAATCCTTCTTAAGACCCTACCGGACACAGGTTATGGTTCGCAAAAACCGCCACCTGGCATCACTATCCATAGAGCCCCCTTTCGCCCAGCCCTAGACTGTCCTGACAAAAAGTGCCACCCGATAAATCTCACCATCAAAAATACCTCCTCTGAAGACTCCTTTCCCCGTAAAAACAGGTCTCGACCCCTTAGTAACGATTTAAAGATAGTAATGGCTGCCACTGGGAAGTGTTTTTCGGGCTGCTGTTTCCAAATAGCCGTAGGAAACAAAAAACGAGCTAAACAACTTGATAATAAGATACATCCTTTTGCCCCTCCCAATGACCAAAGGTGGTTAAAAACTATAGAGGtgaaggacttgaaacagaccattgaaatagaaactggatacggggacgcaaatgcctgggttgaatgggtaaagttcACTGTTAAaactgaataaaagcaattgctatgcatgtgcctccgggaGGCCAGTTGCTCACATAGTCCCCTTTCTGCTCAGGTGGAATCGAAACAGGAAGGGCATgcaatgtatgatagccctgtatcaggataagactgcatggaatgaaaGGAATTGTATATCCCTATCtctaatgttccctcccttggagaagacagatttgaaagctcccccCGTTTTTGACCACGGTCGGGAATCACACATCATGTATAAGCTGACGGGGTCAAATCTGTCCagagacttgggggagctgaGGTTATGTATAGAAACTCAGAATGACACCGAAACGGACaaaggagggaactactcagcactccAGGTTCCCCGGGCGGATctctggtggtactgtggaggcagaaTATTGCGATCTACCCTACCTccagattggagagggatatgtgcaattgtgcaattggcaatcccattcaccttggcatttgagaaggagaaggtggtagtaacAAAGAATGAGAG
The Chiloscyllium plagiosum isolate BGI_BamShark_2017 chromosome 11, ASM401019v2, whole genome shotgun sequence DNA segment above includes these coding regions:
- the LOC122554756 gene encoding LOW QUALITY PROTEIN: uncharacterized protein LOC122554756 (The sequence of the model RefSeq protein was modified relative to this genomic sequence to represent the inferred CDS: inserted 2 bases in 1 codon) — encoded protein: MLGTLRVTILAYLVFGFCQMMLSSPYLLLTVPESEYLQVIEVDACSLVECADVKYQREYISSEILLKTLPDTGYGSQKPPPGITIHRAPFRPALDCPDKKCHPINLTIKNTSSEDSFPRKNRSRPLSNDLKIVMAATGKCFSGCCFQIAVGNKKRAKQLDNKIHPFAPPNDQRWLKTIEVKDLKQTIEIETGYGDANAWVEWVKFTVKTXNKSNCYACASGRPVAHIVPFLLRWNRNRKGMQCMIALYQDKTAWNERNCISLSLMFPPLEKTDLKAPPVFDHGRESHIMYKLTGSNLSRDLGELRLCIETQNDTETDKGGNYSALQVPRADLWWYCGGRILRSTLPPDWRGICAIVQLAIPFTLAFEKEKVVVTKNERSKKSLLDTSFDDRIYLDSIGVPRGVPDEFKARNQIAAGFESALFWWVMVNKNVDWINYIFYNQQRFINYTRDAVKGISEQLDAISRMARENRLALDMILAEKGGVCVMLGGSCCTFIPNNTAPDGSISRALRGLTTLAEELAENSGVHTSLTEWLKSWFGKWKGMVVSIFTSLIVVAGVLTAIGCCIIPCVLGLTQRLIETALAKQMPLKDDQAEELNLLNNEGMGDLKELAIINEVSGMMLANWKATYETNAEDNI